From Pleurocapsa sp. PCC 7319:
TAAAGCAACTAATCTCAACGTGGCTGATGTCCTTCATGCTAACAAAATTGTAGTCAGCAAAGACGCTTTATCACAGATTCAGGAGGTTTACGGTGAAGACTAAATATCAAGCGAGAGATTTAGCAGACTTAATCCTCAAGCCGATCATTACCGAGAAAGGCACAATCCAAATGGAGCTTAATAAATACGTTTTTGATGTATTGCCCAAAGCTACCAAGCCCGATATTAAAGCAGCGATTGAAAGCTTATTTGATGTCACAGTGGTCAAGATCAATACCTTGACACTACCTCGCAAAAAACGTCGTGTAGGAAGATTTATAGGCTATAAGGCTCAATATAAAAGGGCGATCGTTACTCTCAAAGAGGGTGATTCAATCGTCTTATTCCCCGATGTATAGATGTAACCGAATTTTAGAACTCGAAAAAGCTAGATAACAGCAAATTATGGGTACTCGTTCATTTAGACCGTATACACCAGGAACTCGCCAAGCCGTAGTTCCCGATTTTTCTGAAATTACTAAAAAGAAGCCAGAAAAATCTTTAACCAAATATAAACATCGTAAGAAAGGTCGTAACAATCGAGGGGTAATTACGAGTCGTCGCCGTGGTGGTGGACATAAACGTCTTTATCGCATTATCGATTTTCGCCGCGACAAGCGCAATATTC
This genomic window contains:
- a CDS encoding 50S ribosomal protein L23; this encodes MKTKYQARDLADLILKPIITEKGTIQMELNKYVFDVLPKATKPDIKAAIESLFDVTVVKINTLTLPRKKRRVGRFIGYKAQYKRAIVTLKEGDSIVLFPDV